The sequence AATGGTAGAGAGCATGTTATATACAAATTATACGAAGGACTTAATCACATGATGATGCCAGAGGACTCAGACAAATTCTCTATGGATATATATGATAAGCCAAACAATGTAAGTGACGACGTAATTAATGATTTAGCAGAATTTTTTATATAGACAGATTGGCGAATAGTGATATTCGCCTTTTTTCTTAAGGAGATGTATATGTTAAGAGGGATTGCATTTGCACTAATATTTATAGGTGTATCCATGCAGCTTCCAAGCAAAGTAGAATCATATAAGAAATATAAGAGCATAGACAATTTACTAGAGATGCTTGCTTATCTATTAATAGCACTAGGCTCATTCCTACTTGCGCTTGGATACATCTTTGGATAAATATTATATACGCAAGAGGTAAACTAGATATTCAGCTAGGACAAGGAGCTAGCTTTATATAAATATAATTTTTATAGGAGGATTTTATGAAATTCAAAAGACTAATGGCTCTAATGCTTGCATTAATAGTGTTCTGTGCATTTGCTATAGGCTGCTCTAAGCCAGCTAGCGATGCAGGAAAAACTAATGAAGAAGAAAAAGTAGCCGATGAAACAAATGAAGCTGAGGCTACAGAAGAGCCAGCAGCTGAAGAGGACGACGGTCCTGTACAAGAAGGAGGAATTTTAACTTCATATACGTTTATGATGCCAGAGGTATTTGGTTTGTTTGCTAACGATTTTAACTACGGAGCAAGAGATGTATGTCCAAACGTATTCAATAAACTTGTAAAGATGAATGCTAACTATGAAATTATTCCAGATTTAGCTGAAAGCTACGAGTACAAAGACGATGGCAAGACTATAGTCTTCCACCTACGTGACAATGTTAAGTGGCACGATGGTGTAGACTTTACTGCTGATGACGTAAAATTTACTTTTGACATGTACAAGTCTGGACAAACTGTATTGGGCGATTTCTTTTATTACCTTGAAGCAGTTAATGTTATAGACAATAAAACTGTTGAATTAAAATTTAAAGAAGCAGGAGCTAATATCTTATCTTTCTATGCATCTTATGACGTTTATATCATGCCTAAGCATATATATGAGGGCTCAAATGTAGCACAAAACCCTGCAAACAAAGCGCCTATAGGCACAGGTCCATTCAAGTTTGTAGAAAAGACTGAAAGTGCTATCACTCTTGAAAAGAACCCTGATTACTTTGGCGAAGGACCATATCTAGATAAACTTATCTTCAAATATTATGAAGATGGAAATGCTATGATACAAGATTGGTCAGATAATAAACTTGATATTACTGGCGCTTTCCCAAAAGACATTGATGAATTAGTTAAGAGTGGCAAGTGCAAATATGTAGAAAATGATTCAACAAACAAAATAGGTCTAATATTCAATACTAAAAATGAAAAGTTCTCTAATCCTAAGCTAAGAGAGGCAATCCTTTATGGACTAGATAGAGAAGAGCTTGCTAAAACTTACCCTGGTGGAAGATTTGTTCCAGCTGAGTACTTTATACCTAACGTTTACAAGTGGGCACTTAATGATGATGCAAAGTTGCCTCAAAGAGATCTAGAAAAAGCTAAGAAGCTTATGGAAGAAGCAGGCTTTACTATGGACAGTGACGGATACTACTTGGAAGCAAGTATGGATACACAGGACAATTCATGCCCTGAAGAATTAGCTAAAGCACTTGAAGCACAATTTAAAGATATGGGTATAAAGCTTAAGATTAATAAACTTGATTGGTCAGCATATAATGACAAAATTATGACTAATAAAAATTTTGAAATGGCTTTCTCATATAGTTATTTAGATCCAGATGTATCATCTATAGGAAATTCATTTAGATCTGATTCATACTCAAACAGCTCTAGCTATGCAAACGAAGAGATGGACAAAGAGCTTGCTCTTGGCTTAAGTAAACTTACTCAAGAAGAAAGAGCACCTCACTACAAGAAAGTTCAAGAGATCTTAAGAAGAGACTTACCAGTTATCTTCCTAATGGATATGCATTCTAAATATCCACTTAAGACATATATCAAGGGCTACCCTGGAGACAAAGTTAAAGACGAAGTTTCTTGGGGAGAATACACGCTAACTTGGATAGATGAAAGCAAGAAATAATATTTAACTTAATAAACACTAAATGAGCGTAAGAGGCAATTTGCTTTTTACGCTTTTTCTTTTCTATTAATAGCTTTTGGGTATAAATACTTAGGTGATTATATGAAAAATATCAATGACAATATCAATCTAGCAGATGAATTATACGATAAAATCGAGAGGGAACTTGGCAAGCTTAAAAAGGTGAAGATACTTGTGCTAGGCAAGACTGGTGCAGGCAAATCGACACTAATCAATGCTTTATTCCGTGAGGATATATTAAGGACGGGAGTTGGCTATCCCATGACCAAAAACATTGTCAAGGTAGAGAAGGACGGTGTGCCTCTTACTTTATACGACACACGCGGACTTGAGCTTGATAACGACTCGCGCCTTGAAGTATACAAGGAAGTAGCAAACTTTGTGAGCGAAATGCTGATGAAGGGTGATGATGAAAAACTGAGTCTCATCTACTTTTGCATCAACGCTCAAGGCCTTAGGATAGAGAAGGAAGAGGAAGAACTTATAAGAACGCTAAGCAAGGAGAATAAAGTCATCATAGTCCTTACAAAATTCTTCTCTGAAGAAGCTAAAGATTTCTACGACTTTATTAAAAATATGAATATGGGTGAGTTTGCGATAGCTCCAGTACTTGCGAAGAACCTTAAGATTAACCGTGACAATGTTATTGTCTCGCATGGACTTGAGGATCTTGTACAGATGAGTATGGACGCACTTGAAGAAGAATACCAAATATCTTTTAACAATGCCCAACATGCAGATTTAAAATTGAAAGCAGAAAAGGCACGCAGTTGGGCGAAGAAATACATTGCCTCAAGTTTTGGAGTTGGTTTCGTTCCAATACCATTCTCCGATGCATCGGTACTGGTGCCTATGGAGCTAACTATGCTTGCTCACATCACAGCCATCTTTGGAGTGCCAGTTAATAAAAAGAGACTCGCTTCACTACTTGCTGGTCTCGGCGGAACTATGGGCGCGACATATCTTGGACGCTTTATAGTAAGTAATGCGCTAAAATTCTTCCTAGGCGCAGGAACTGTGGTCGCTGGTCTCATAAGCGGCGCAACTGCTTCAGCCATCATGGCATCACTTGCCTTTGCCTACATCGAAGTACTGACAGTTCTTCTTAAAAAAGCAAAGTCTGGTGATGAGATTGACGACAAAGAGCTTGAAGAGATGCTAAAGAAGCTCTATAAAGATAATTTAAAGAATCACAAGAAGCTTAAATAAATTAAGACCTTAAGAGTTAACTCCTAAGGTCTTTTACTTTGCTTATATTAAACTATTATCTATATGTGAACCAAACGAGGATGTAGCCGACTAAGACTGCTGTCAAGGTGAACGGCACGCTCATCTTCATAAAGTCTTTGTTCTCAACAGTGTAGCCTGCCTCCTTAAGTATACCAAGCGAAGCAATGTTCGCTGAGGCACCTATTGGTGTGATGTTTCCTCCAAGAGTCGCACCGCTAAGTAGTCCGAAGTAGAAGACTGTCATGTCGAATGGCACGTGAGTTGAGATAACAGAAAGAACTGGAAGCATTGTCGCAACATAAGGAATATTATCCACGAAGGCACTAATTAAAACGCTGCCCCAAACAAGTGCTGTGTATAATAAAAGAGGTCTATCTGCTAGCTTTATGAATAGCTTCGCTATCTCGTCTATAACTCCAGCATTTTCAATACCGGATATAATTATGAAGAGTCCTGCAAGTAGTCCAAGAGTGTTGAAGTCAATCTCGCTTGCAACAGTCTTTATTATGGACTTGTCTTTATGTCTTAATAGGTGATAAATTACACCAAAGACAGCTACGCCAACGCAGATAAGGCCGTTTAGTATGTCAATCTTTTCATCTTGTGGTATAAATGATGCAAAGATTAAAAGAACTATCATTAGTATTACTAAAATTGTTGGCATATAGTCCTTAACCTTTGTTACTTCAATCGCGTCAACCTTGCCTTGCATATCTTTTGTTTGAAAGTAAATAATAGCAGAAGCGATTATTGCCGATATTTGCACTATCCAGAACATACCCATGCGTCCATTATATACGAAGAAGTCGAAGAAAGTCATGTTTAACGCACTTCCTAGGAGTATCGAAGATGTATCGCCGACCAAAGTTGCCGCACCTTGTAAATTTGACGATATGGATATAGCTATAATCATTTTTACTGGTGATATCTTTAGTTTTTTCGCTAAGCTCATCGCAACTGGAGCTATCATAAGTACTGTAGCAACATTATCAATAAAGGCTGAGACGAAGCCAGCAAACATTGATAAGAAAAGTATGATGAGCCTTATGTCCTTAACCTTGTTTATGATTAGGTCTGCAAGTCTCGTTGGCATTAAACTTTCTGAGAAAAGCGAGACAAGCATCATAGTTCCACCTATCATTAAGAGCACGTTGAAATCAATTGCGCCCCAAACTGTGTTTATTGGAACTATGTTTAAAATTATAAAAACAAGCGCACTTATGCCGACAACTAGTGGTCTATGATTAACGAATTTAATCATAAATATGTATGTTATAATGAAAAGTGCAGCTGCGAGTATGAGTCTGTCCATATTGTCCTCCTTATATATTAGTCTTAACTAAATTATTATATAAAGAATAGTAAAAAAAGTCAAGGCGCGCACAGGCTTATCTTGATTTTTTCTTGCGTATGCTGTATTATGTTTATAGGTGAAATTATGTTAGAAGAGTTAAATTATGAAGATATAGAAAATTTAGATAATATAGTCTTAGTTGATGTAAGGAGCGAAGCTGAGTATAAGAAGGCACATATACCTGGCGCGATAAACATAGCCATACTCAATAATGATGAGAGAAGCGAGGTAGGAACCTTGTATGACAAGGTCTCATATGAACTTGCCAAGGTCAAGGCGGTCGAGTACGCATCGAAGAAGCTTCCTGAGCTTTACAAAAAATATTTAGAGCTTGAGGAGACTTGTGACGAGATCGTTATATACTGCGACAGAGGGGGCTATAGGTCTAGCGTTCTTGAAAAGACTTTTCGTGCGCTTGGTATGCACATCTCTAAGCTTAGTGGCGGCTACAAGGCATATAGAAAGTACATCACACAAAAGCTAGATGAGTATCTTGACAGGATCAAAGTCCTTACTCTATATGGACTTACAGGCACGCACAAGACCTATATACTTAGAAGGCTTAAGGAAGATGGACTTAAGGTTTTGGACCTTGAAAAGTATGCTAATCATAGAGGCTCAATCTTTGGTTCAGTCGGTTTAAGTGAGAAGGTTTCGCAAAAGATGTTCGATTCCTACATCTATGAGGCGATAAAGAAAGACCCTGATGCAACTTATGTAACAGAGGGTGAGTCAAGAAGGATAGGTGACATCGTCTTAGATGAAAAGCTATACACAAAGATGCTTGAGTCGGAAAAGATTTTAGTTGAGGCCTCACTTGATGAGAGAGCAAAAAACATCTGCGAGGACTATTTGCCAAAGGACAACGAAGAAGAACTCCTAAGGACCTTCGAAGAGTTTAAAAAGTTTATAAGCAAGGAGAGGTACGAAAAATACAAGGACATGCTACTAGCTAAGGATTACATTGAACTAATCAAGGATATGATGAAGAGCTACTACGATCCTAAGTACTCCTTCAAGCAATATGAATACATCAAAACCTTTACAGATGCAAGCTATGAAGACATCAGAGATTTTATAAAAAAGCGCTTGACATATTAATCTAGTTATGCTAAACTATGGATGTAGTATTAAATACTAAGTGGAGGCAATATGAAAGTTAAAATATTAAATGGTCTTAGCGAGTTAAAGCTTCCAAGATACAAGGACTTGCCTGACTTTGGTATATATTCAGAGCAGCTAGTCGAGATAGTAAACAAAGCTTTGGAAGCGATGTTCGATGAGGACAATAAACTAACAAAGTCCATGGTCAATAACTATGTCAAGCACAAGATCATGCCTAGCCCAATCAAGAAGCGCTACTTTCGTAATCACATCGTTTATTGCATAGTGATCACGGTTCTAAAGAACATATTGAGTATAGCCGAGATTGATGATGGCATCTTGCACGAGCTTAAGAAGAGCTCAATCGAAGAGTCGTATAATTACTTTTGCTACAAACTTGAAGACGTGATGAAACTCATCATAGATATCTTGGAAAGGCAAAAAAGTGACGGAGTGAAGATAAGAACATCTATCGACATAGACCTTGACAAGAGGAACGGTTTTACGCTTGCAATTGTTAGCGTTTGCACAAAAGTTATTACACAAAAGCTATTAGAATACGAGCTTTTAAATGCTAAGGAGGACATATGAGTAAAGTAGGAATAATTATAGATACAGCCTGCGACGTACCTAAAGAAGCATATGAAAAATTAAATGTAGCAATGCTGCCACTATGGGTGCACTTTTCAGACAAATCATACAGAGATGTTTTAGATATAGAAAAGGATGAGTTTTATGACTTACTTGATAAGGAGTTTCCTAAGACAAGTACACCATCGCCAGTAGAGATAAAAGATATAGTTGACAAAGAATTTGCAGACGGCGCAGATGAAGTTATAATCATCACATTATCATCAAAGCTTAGCGGTGCCAATAATTTAGCAAATCTTATAGCTATGGACTACGATGGAAAGGTGAAAGTTTTTGATACAAAGAACATCGCCATAGGTGCAGGCTTTTATGCATATAGAGCAGCTAGCCTAAGAGACGAAGGACTTGGTGCAGACGAGATCATCAAGATTATGACAGATGACAGGGACGCTATGAAGTCTAAGACATACTTTGCTATACCAGAACTTACTAACCTTATCAATGGTGGAAGGATAGGCAAGGTTCAAGGTGTTATCGGTCAGTTCTTAAACATCAAACCCATCATCACATGTAACATGGACGGAGTTTACTACGCCATCGACAAGGTAAGGGGTTTTTCTAAGGCACAAAAGAAACTTATAGATAGAATTAAAGAAGAACTAAGCGGTGTGAAGGACTATTACTTAGCAATTTGCCACGGTGCAAATCCTGAAGCATTTAATTTAGTTAAGGAAGCACTTAAAGACGAAGTAGCAAAGGCGAAGGTATATGTTGAAGAACAAATTGCACCGACACTAGCAGTACACACAGGCAGAGGCCTAGTAGGTGTTGCGTATTATAAATTATAGCTATCAAGCTTAGGAGATTATTCTCTTAAGCTTTTTTTAACAATTTTGTAAGATTTAAGTGCTTGTATATAGCTTTGATAAGTTATATAATATACTTAACGATATATCAGACGAAAGCACAAGGAAGGTGGTTTTATGAAACTTAATAAGAAAAATATGTTTTTTGTCTTATGTCTATTAGCATTAAACCTATTATTTATCAGTGCGTGCTCAAATAATATTGCTTCGAAATTTCCAAAAGATGAGGACGGCTATCCAGAGCAAAATTACGCAATGATAGATGGCGAAGTTTATGAGGTAGAAAAGAAAGAAGGTATGTATGGAAAAGATGAAAGTGATAATCCTGATGAAAAGACCATAGACATAGGCACAAATAAAGATGAAGTAGAAGTAGTCTTGCCAGCAGGAAATTGCTGTGACGAGTGGGTCATATCGCCAAAGAATGATGTAGCCGAAAAAACCTTAGTGGAATTTAAAGTTAAGGGCGAATTAAAAGAAGGAGGCCCGTCGACTTGTGTAGACGTATATAAAGTGAAAGTTAATGGCGATGAGACCATAGAGTTTAAAAATGTAAACGTTACGAATGAAGATGAATATGAGGCTAAAAAGGCTTACTTTGTATTAAAAATTAGGGTAAAAAAAGAAAAGTAAATAAGGAGGAATAATAAATGAGTAAAAGTAAAAAAATAATATATGCCATATTAATTATTGTAATAATTTTTGCAGCATATAAATTGATTAATAATAAAAATACAAATAATGAAGAAGTTTTATATCCAGCTATTAACGATGAGCTAATTAGTGAATTGGAAGATGGAAAGAAACCATATCTATTTGACAGTGAAGGTGTTCTTAATGAATATCTAGCTAAAACATATTCAGATAGCAAATTTGAGGTAAAAGATAAAAAAGACAGTGGCAATACCATTATCTATAATATAAACTTAGCTGATAAGGATAAAGATTTTGAATTGACTTTGAAGCAAAAGGAAATTGAAGTGAATAAAGAAAAGTTAAATATATGGGTTGTTACAGATAGTAAAGAAATAACAAAGAAGTAAATAGATTATATAAGGACTTATTGATTAAGTCCTTATATTTTTGCAAAAAAACATTTCATAATGATTGAAAAATGTTTTTCTTAGTGATATAATTAGAATGTAATTTTTAAGGAGGATGACGACATGGAAAAGTTAGAACAAGTATATGAAGGCAAGGCAAAGAAGGTCTTCAAGACTGATGACCCTAAGAAGTTTATTTTGTCTTATAAGGACGATGCTACTGCATTCAACGGTAAGAAGAAAGGTACTATAGTTGGCAAAGGGGTAGTCAACAACAAGATGAGCAACTTCTTCTTCCAAAAATTAGAGAAGGAAGGCATACCAACTATATACATCGAAGAATTAAACGACAGAGACACACTAGTTAAGGCTGTTGAGATAGTTCCACTTGAAGTTATAGTTAGAAACGTAACTGCAGGTAGCTTCTCTAAGAGGATGGGTGTTGAAGAAGGTAAACAGTTACTTCACCCAATAGTTGAGTTCTCATACAAGTCAGATCCACTTGATGACCCATTCATCAACGATGATTATGCAACAGCACTTGGTCTTGCAACAAAAGAAGAAGTAGAAACTATAAAAGACTACGCTAGAAAGGTTAACGAATACCTATGCAAGCACTTCAAATCTGTTGGCATAAGACTAGTTGACTTCAAGTTAGAGTTTGGTAGATACGACGGCAAGATCATCTTGGCTGACGAAATCAGTCCAGATACAATGAGACTATGGGACTACGAAACTAACGAAAAACTTGACAAAGACAGGTTCAGACGTGACCTTGGTAATGTTGAAGATGCATACCACGAAGTCATGAGAAGACTTGGACTAGAAAAGTAATGTTTGATAAAATGCATGAAGAGTGTGGCGTTTTCGGTGCTTATTCACTTAAGCACGAAGACGTCTCTACTCTGATATACTACGGATTATTTGCGTTACAGCACAGAGGCCAAGAGTCTTGCGGTATTGCTGTAACAGACACTTATGGTGCGCAAAATGTTGAAGTTTATAAGAACATGGGCCTTGTTAATGACGTTTTCAACAAGGACAATCTAGCTAAGCTAAACGGCAATCTTGGCGTTGGTCACGTTAGATACTCAACAAGCGGTAACTCCAATGTTGCAAATGCGCAGCCACTAGTTATAAACTACTGGAAAGGCACTTTAGCCATCGCGCACAATGGCAATATTGTCAATCAAAAAGCACTAAAGGATGAACTTTCACAAACAGGAGCCATCTTCCAAACTACTTCTGATTCTGAAATCATTCCTTATCTTATAGCAAGAGCTAGACTTGAATCCAAATCTGTTGAAGAGGCGGTTGCAAAGGCTATGCCTAAGATAGTTGGTGCGTATTCACTTGCAATAGCAAGTCCACAAAAGCTTATAGCTGCAAGAGACCCGAACGGTTTTCATCCACTTTGCATAGGTCAAAAAGAAGATACATACTTTGTGTCGAGCGAGTCATGCGCTCTTGACGCAGTTGGAGCAAAGTTCATAAGAGATGTTGAGCCAGGCGAAGTCGTTGTTATTAATGAAGATGGCATAAAATCTGTCTACAAATACGAAGCTAAAAAATCCATCTGCATCTTTGAATACATCTACTTTGCAAGACCCGACTCAGTTATAGATGGCATCAGCGTTTATGAAGCAAGATTAAACGCAGGTAGGATGCTACACAAGAGATATCCAGTTGATGCAGATGTTGTTGTCGGCGTTCCTGACTCAGGCACACCAGCAGCTTATGGTTACGCACAAGAGTCTAAGATACCATTCTCCATAAGTTTCATCAAGAACAACTATGTCGGCAGAACATTTATTAAGCCTACACAAGATCAAAGATCGACAGGAGTTTCCATAAAGCTAAATATACTTAAGGACGAGGTTAAAGGTAAGAAGATAGTTCTAGTCGACGACTCCATCGTTAGAGGCACAACTATGAAAAACATTGTCAAGGATCTTAAGGAACTTGGTGCAAAGGAAGTTCATGTTAGGATATCCTCGCCACCATTCTTACATCCGTGCTTCTATGGTACTGATGTTCCAACAAACAAAGAGCTAATAGCTTATAAATACACTCAAGACGAGATTAGAGACTACATTGGCTGCGACACACTTGGCTACTTAAAGGTTGAGGACCTTAAGGAGCTTGTAGGTGGCAGGTGTGACTATTGCAACGCTTGCTTTACTGGTAATTATCCAACAGAGGTGGAAGATGGACAAATATAATAAATATATATCGCCGTTCTCAGAAAGATACTCATCTAAAGAGATGCAGTATATATTTTCAGAAGAATATAAATTTAAAACATGGAGAAAGATGTGGATAGCCCTTGCAGAAGCAGAAAAAGAGATGGGTCTAGACATATCAGATGAAGCTATCGAAGAAATGAAGGCAAACAAGGACAATCTTAACATCGAAGTCGCTAAAGAGAGAGAAAAGCTTGTGCGTCACGACGTTATGAGTCATGTCTACGCTTATGGTCTTCAAGCGCCAAAGGCAAAGGCAATCATACACTTAGGAGCAACTAGCTGCTACGTTGGTGATAACACTGACCTTATCACTATGCATGAAGCTCTTAAGCTTATCAGGAAAAAAGTTCTTACAGTTATGAAGAATCTTAGAGACTTTGCCATGAAGTACAAAGACCTTGACACGCTTGGCTACACTCACTACCAAGCAGCTCAACCAACAACTGTTGGCAAGAGAGCATGTCTATGGCTTCAAGACCTTTACATGGACCTAGAAGAGCTAGATAAGTTATTACTAGACTACAAGCTACTTGGTTCAAAAGGAACTACAGGCACACAAGCCTCTTTCATGGAACTTTTTGACAATGACGAAGCAAAAGTAAAGAAAGTTGATGAACTTATAGTGAAAAAACTTGGTTTCGACAAAGTTTTAACTATAAGCGGACAAACATATACAAGGAAGATAGACGCCAAGATACTTAATGTTCTTAGCCTAATCGCTCAAAGTGCATACAAGTTCTCAGGCGACTTAAGACTACTTGCAAATTTAAAAGAAATAGAAGAGCCACTAGAGAAAAATCAAATCGGTTCATCTGCTATGCCATATAAGAGAAATCCTATGCGTGCAGAAAGAATCGCATCAATCTCACGCTACATCATAGTAAACTCACTTAATCCGCAAATAACTGCTGCAACACAATGGTTCGAAAGAACACTTGATGACTCAGCTAACAAGAGGATAGCTGTGAGCGAGGCTTTCCTAGCACTTGATGGAGTACTAGATATATACATCAACGTTAGCGACGGACTCATAGTTTATGAAAATGTTATCAAAAAGCACTTAAACGAAGAGCTTCCATTTATGATAACAGAAAACATACTTATGGAGTGCGTTAAACGTG comes from Fenollaria sporofastidiosus and encodes:
- the purB gene encoding adenylosuccinate lyase — translated: MDKYNKYISPFSERYSSKEMQYIFSEEYKFKTWRKMWIALAEAEKEMGLDISDEAIEEMKANKDNLNIEVAKEREKLVRHDVMSHVYAYGLQAPKAKAIIHLGATSCYVGDNTDLITMHEALKLIRKKVLTVMKNLRDFAMKYKDLDTLGYTHYQAAQPTTVGKRACLWLQDLYMDLEELDKLLLDYKLLGSKGTTGTQASFMELFDNDEAKVKKVDELIVKKLGFDKVLTISGQTYTRKIDAKILNVLSLIAQSAYKFSGDLRLLANLKEIEEPLEKNQIGSSAMPYKRNPMRAERIASISRYIIVNSLNPQITAATQWFERTLDDSANKRIAVSEAFLALDGVLDIYINVSDGLIVYENVIKKHLNEELPFMITENILMECVKRGGDRQALHDKIRVHSREAQKRIKEEGKDNNLLKLISEDKDFNLTMDDIEEIKAASKISGRASSQVEEFVSETIDPILEENKDSIGIKVELNV
- a CDS encoding ABC transporter substrate-binding protein is translated as MKFKRLMALMLALIVFCAFAIGCSKPASDAGKTNEEEKVADETNEAEATEEPAAEEDDGPVQEGGILTSYTFMMPEVFGLFANDFNYGARDVCPNVFNKLVKMNANYEIIPDLAESYEYKDDGKTIVFHLRDNVKWHDGVDFTADDVKFTFDMYKSGQTVLGDFFYYLEAVNVIDNKTVELKFKEAGANILSFYASYDVYIMPKHIYEGSNVAQNPANKAPIGTGPFKFVEKTESAITLEKNPDYFGEGPYLDKLIFKYYEDGNAMIQDWSDNKLDITGAFPKDIDELVKSGKCKYVENDSTNKIGLIFNTKNEKFSNPKLREAILYGLDREELAKTYPGGRFVPAEYFIPNVYKWALNDDAKLPQRDLEKAKKLMEEAGFTMDSDGYYLEASMDTQDNSCPEELAKALEAQFKDMGIKLKINKLDWSAYNDKIMTNKNFEMAFSYSYLDPDVSSIGNSFRSDSYSNSSSYANEEMDKELALGLSKLTQEERAPHYKKVQEILRRDLPVIFLMDMHSKYPLKTYIKGYPGDKVKDEVSWGEYTLTWIDESKK
- a CDS encoding ArsB/NhaD family transporter; this translates as MDRLILAAALFIITYIFMIKFVNHRPLVVGISALVFIILNIVPINTVWGAIDFNVLLMIGGTMMLVSLFSESLMPTRLADLIINKVKDIRLIILFLSMFAGFVSAFIDNVATVLMIAPVAMSLAKKLKISPVKMIIAISISSNLQGAATLVGDTSSILLGSALNMTFFDFFVYNGRMGMFWIVQISAIIASAIIYFQTKDMQGKVDAIEVTKVKDYMPTILVILMIVLLIFASFIPQDEKIDILNGLICVGVAVFGVIYHLLRHKDKSIIKTVASEIDFNTLGLLAGLFIIISGIENAGVIDEIAKLFIKLADRPLLLYTALVWGSVLISAFVDNIPYVATMLPVLSVISTHVPFDMTVFYFGLLSGATLGGNITPIGASANIASLGILKEAGYTVENKDFMKMSVPFTLTAVLVGYILVWFTYR
- a CDS encoding DegV family protein, producing MSKVGIIIDTACDVPKEAYEKLNVAMLPLWVHFSDKSYRDVLDIEKDEFYDLLDKEFPKTSTPSPVEIKDIVDKEFADGADEVIIITLSSKLSGANNLANLIAMDYDGKVKVFDTKNIAIGAGFYAYRAASLRDEGLGADEIIKIMTDDRDAMKSKTYFAIPELTNLINGGRIGKVQGVIGQFLNIKPIITCNMDGVYYAIDKVRGFSKAQKKLIDRIKEELSGVKDYYLAICHGANPEAFNLVKEALKDEVAKAKVYVEEQIAPTLAVHTGRGLVGVAYYKL
- the purF gene encoding amidophosphoribosyltransferase; the protein is MFDKMHEECGVFGAYSLKHEDVSTLIYYGLFALQHRGQESCGIAVTDTYGAQNVEVYKNMGLVNDVFNKDNLAKLNGNLGVGHVRYSTSGNSNVANAQPLVINYWKGTLAIAHNGNIVNQKALKDELSQTGAIFQTTSDSEIIPYLIARARLESKSVEEAVAKAMPKIVGAYSLAIASPQKLIAARDPNGFHPLCIGQKEDTYFVSSESCALDAVGAKFIRDVEPGEVVVINEDGIKSVYKYEAKKSICIFEYIYFARPDSVIDGISVYEARLNAGRMLHKRYPVDADVVVGVPDSGTPAAYGYAQESKIPFSISFIKNNYVGRTFIKPTQDQRSTGVSIKLNILKDEVKGKKIVLVDDSIVRGTTMKNIVKDLKELGAKEVHVRISSPPFLHPCFYGTDVPTNKELIAYKYTQDEIRDYIGCDTLGYLKVEDLKELVGGRCDYCNACFTGNYPTEVEDGQI
- a CDS encoding YcjF family protein, whose product is MKNINDNINLADELYDKIERELGKLKKVKILVLGKTGAGKSTLINALFREDILRTGVGYPMTKNIVKVEKDGVPLTLYDTRGLELDNDSRLEVYKEVANFVSEMLMKGDDEKLSLIYFCINAQGLRIEKEEEELIRTLSKENKVIIVLTKFFSEEAKDFYDFIKNMNMGEFAIAPVLAKNLKINRDNVIVSHGLEDLVQMSMDALEEEYQISFNNAQHADLKLKAEKARSWAKKYIASSFGVGFVPIPFSDASVLVPMELTMLAHITAIFGVPVNKKRLASLLAGLGGTMGATYLGRFIVSNALKFFLGAGTVVAGLISGATASAIMASLAFAYIEVLTVLLKKAKSGDEIDDKELEEMLKKLYKDNLKNHKKLK
- the purC gene encoding phosphoribosylaminoimidazolesuccinocarboxamide synthase, whose protein sequence is MEKLEQVYEGKAKKVFKTDDPKKFILSYKDDATAFNGKKKGTIVGKGVVNNKMSNFFFQKLEKEGIPTIYIEELNDRDTLVKAVEIVPLEVIVRNVTAGSFSKRMGVEEGKQLLHPIVEFSYKSDPLDDPFINDDYATALGLATKEEVETIKDYARKVNEYLCKHFKSVGIRLVDFKLEFGRYDGKIILADEISPDTMRLWDYETNEKLDKDRFRRDLGNVEDAYHEVMRRLGLEK
- the mnmH gene encoding tRNA 2-selenouridine(34) synthase MnmH, producing the protein MLEELNYEDIENLDNIVLVDVRSEAEYKKAHIPGAINIAILNNDERSEVGTLYDKVSYELAKVKAVEYASKKLPELYKKYLELEETCDEIVIYCDRGGYRSSVLEKTFRALGMHISKLSGGYKAYRKYITQKLDEYLDRIKVLTLYGLTGTHKTYILRRLKEDGLKVLDLEKYANHRGSIFGSVGLSEKVSQKMFDSYIYEAIKKDPDATYVTEGESRRIGDIVLDEKLYTKMLESEKILVEASLDERAKNICEDYLPKDNEEELLRTFEEFKKFISKERYEKYKDMLLAKDYIELIKDMMKSYYDPKYSFKQYEYIKTFTDASYEDIRDFIKKRLTY
- a CDS encoding DUF1836 domain-containing protein yields the protein MKVKILNGLSELKLPRYKDLPDFGIYSEQLVEIVNKALEAMFDEDNKLTKSMVNNYVKHKIMPSPIKKRYFRNHIVYCIVITVLKNILSIAEIDDGILHELKKSSIEESYNYFCYKLEDVMKLIIDILERQKSDGVKIRTSIDIDLDKRNGFTLAIVSVCTKVITQKLLEYELLNAKEDI